The Pseudomonas aeruginosa genome includes the window GATGGCCGGGTCCTTCAGGCCGATGCGGTTGTAGCCGCCGGGATCGGCGTAGCTGGAGGAATGCCAGAAGCTGTACTGCTCGTTGCCCGGCGAATTGGACTGGGAGAAGCTCGAAACGATCATGTCGTAGTCCCGCGCACGTATGCGCTCGATGTATTGCGAAGCGTCCACCTGGCGCAGGCGCATATCGATGCCGATCCGCGCCAGGTTGCGCTGGAACGGCAGCAGCGCGCGCTCCAGGCCCTTGCCCTGGAGCAGGAGGTCGAAGCGCAGCGGCCGTCCGGCGGTGTCCAGCAGGCGCCCGTCGACGGCATGCCAGCCGGCCTCGCCGAGCAGGCGGTAGGCCTGCACCAGGCGCTCGTGGATATCGCCGCTGCCGTCGTTCACCGGCGGAGCGTAGGCCTGGCCGAAGACCTCCTCGGGGATTTGCCCGCGCAGCGGCTCCAGCAAGGCCAGTTCGTCGGCGCCGGGCAGGCCGCGGGCGGCCATCTCCGAGTTGTCGAAATAGCTGCGCAGGCGCTTGTAGCGACCGCCGAAGAGCTGTCGGTTGGTCCATTCGAAGTCGAACAACAGGCTCAGCGCCTGGCGTACCCGGCGGTCCTCGAACAGCGGCCGGCGCAGGTTGAACACCAGGCCCTGGAGGCTGGCCGGGTACGGGTAGGGAAAGCTCTCCTGGCGCAACCGGCCATCGCGCAGGGCCGGCGAGTCGTAGCCGCTGCTCCAGGCCTTGACGCTGGTCTCGACATTGATGTCGGCCTGCCCGGCCTTGAACGCCTGCAAGGCCACGCCGCTGTCGCGGTAGTAGTCGAAACGGATCCGCTCGAAGTTGTACAGGCCACGCCCGACCGGCAGGTCGCGAGCCCACCAGTCGGGGTTGCGCCGGTAGCTCACCGAACGCCCCGCCTCGGCCTTCTCCAGCCGGTAAGGTCCGCTGCCCAGCGGCGGCTGCATGCTGCTGCGGTTGAAGTCGCGTCCCTGCCACCAATGCCTGGGCAGCACGTAGAGCTGGGCCAGCACCAGCGGCAGTTCGCGGTTGCCGGCATGACGGAAATCGAAGCGGATGCGCAGGCGATCCTCCACCACCGGCTCGCGGACCTCCTTGTAGTAGGCGCGCCAGAACGGGCTGCCCTGCTCGACCAGGCTATCGAAGGAAAACTTCACGTCCTCGGCGGTGACCGCCACGCCGTCGCTGAAGCGCGCCCGCGGATCGATATGGAAACGCACCCAGCTGTTGTCCGGGGCTTTCTCGATGTAGCGCGCCAGGTAGCCGTATTCGGTGAACGGCTCGTCCAGTGACTGGAAGCCGAGGGTTTCGTAGATCAGCGCGGCCTGGGTCATGCTGATCGGCGTGCCGCGGTTGGCGAAGGGGTTCAGCGTGTCGAAGCTGCCGCTTTCCATCCGCCGCAGGCTGCCGCCCTTGGGCGCCTGCGGGTCGACGAAGTCGAAGTGCTGGAAACCCGGCGGATATTTCGCCGGCTCGTCGTAGAGCGTGATGGCATGGCGCGGCTCGCTGCGGGCCAGGCTGGCGAGCAGGCAGCAAGCGAAGACCAGGATGCGTCCGGGCATGGCTCAACCACCGAAGTGATAGCTGAAGTCCAGCCACCATTGGCGGCCCATGGCGTCGTAGTTGCCGGTGGGATAGTACGGCCAGCCATCGGAGTCGTCCTCCTTGATCTGGTCGAGCAGGTTGTTCACCGTCAGGCCGACGCTGGCGCGTTCGTTGAGCCGGTAGCGGGCGCTGGCGTTGAACACCGTCCACGGGCTCAGGCGCCCGCTGCCAGCGGCGTTGGTAACGCTGCCGTAGCGCACCGCGAAGAGCGTCGAGGTGAACTGTGCGTAGTCCCAGGTCAGGCTGGCGTTGAGTTTGCTGCGCCAGTCGTGGGAGTCGAGGCTGTCGCGCTGGTTCTCGCTGGGGTAGTCGTCGGACTGCTTGTAGTCGTGGGACAACACCAGGGTGTAGCCGAGGGTCGAGGAGAAGGCGCCGTAGTCACCGGCGCCCCAGCGGATGTTGCTGCGCAGGTCGATGCCGCTGGTGCGCTCCTTGGCCGCGTTGATGGCATTGACGTAGACCTTGTTCAGGCGATTCGGATCGACGCTGGCGTCGCCGGCGTTGCGCTCGACCCGCGCCAGGGTGTCGCGGCACTGCGCCGAGTCCGGATCGAGCCCGCCGCTACGGCAGGCCGCCTCGTCGCGCAGCAGTTTGTCCGGATCGAGGGTGGTCAGCAGGTCATCGATCTGGATGTGGTAGTAGTCGGCGGAAAAGTCGAACCTGCTCGACGGCGACCAGACGAAGCCGTAGCTCCAGTAGCGCCCGCGCTCGGACTTCAGGTCGGGCGTGCCGCTCTGCACGTAGTCGACCCGGCCGTTCTTGCAGGCGCCGTCGACGCCTTTCTCGCAACCGTAGTAGTCCTTCTGCGCCGGGTAGTAGCCGTTGGCGTCGGCCTGGTAGATGTAGTTCAGGTCCGGCGCGCGGAAGCTGGTGCCGTAGCTGCCGCGTAGCAGCAGGCTGGTCAGCGGGCGCCACTCCAGCCCCAGGTTGTAGGTGGTCTGCTCCTCGGTGCGACCGCTGAACCTGTACTGGTCCCAGCGGCCGGCGGCGGACGCCAGCAGCGTGTCGTGCAGCGGGATGCTGAATTCGCCGCCGGCGGCGTAACGGTCGCGCGAGCCGCCGGAGCTGCTGGCCTTGGAGACGTTGTAGAGAGAGCCGTCGTTGTATTGCGAGTCGGGACGGATCCTGTAGCCCTGCTTGCCCACCTCCAGCACGCCGGCGAAGGCCACCGGGCCGGCCGGCAGGTCGAACAGCTCGCCGTTGCCGGTGAAGCTGTAGGTCTGCGAGTAGGACTCGCTGTGCTGGGTCACGTTGCGCCGCAGGCTGCGCCACTCTTCCTCGCTCAGCGGACGTCCGAGGCGCGCCGGATCGGGATCGTAGACCGGGTAGCCGTCGCGTTCGCCGAGCTTGCGGCCCAGGTACAGGTCGAGGATCCCGGCCGCCGGGGTGTAGCGGGTAGTGCGGTCGCTGCGGTACTCGGAGCGGGTCGCGGCCAGTTCGTATTCCCAGGAAGTATTGGCGACGCGGTCGCTGTAGCCGAGGGTGCCGGTCCAGGACACCTCGCGCCACTTGCTGTTGTTGCTGCTCTTGCCGCCGATCTCCTCGGGCGAGAACAGCCGGTACCAGCGCTCCAGGTCGCCGCTGGAGGCATTGATGAAGTCCGGCGAGGTGAAGGACGGCCCACGGGTATTGTTCTGCAGGTGGTCGAAGCCGAACAGCAGGTCGGCGAACAGCTTGCCGCTGTCGCTCAGGTGCCAGGTGCCGCCGGCGTAGCCGTCGTAGTTTTCCTTCTTGGTCTGCAGGGTCCAGTAGTTGTTGTAGTACTGGTCGGTCATGCAGCGATAGCCACCCCTGGCGCCCGGCACCGGCGCCACGTTGCCGCCGAACAGGCCGCCGAGGCCGGCGCAAGAGGCGTCGCCGAGGTAGCGTCCGCTCTGCGGGTTCAGCCGGTAGCCGACGTTGTTGCCGTCCGGGTAGCTGTCCATGAAACCGCGCTGGTTGGCCCAGACCGGCTGGCGCTGCTCGACCTGCAGGCCGAACAGGCCTTCGAATTCGCCCGTCGCGCCGCCGCCGACCAGTTGCAGGCGCTGGTTGTCGCCGCCGCCGCGCTCGGTGGTGCCGGCGCGCAGGTTGACGTCGACGCCATCGAATTTCTTCTTCAGGACGATATTGACCACCCCGGCGATGGCATCCGAGCCGTAGATCGCCGAGGCGCCGCCGCTGAGGATCTCGATGCGGTCGATCATGACCGCCGGGATGTTCGCCAGGTTGGTGAAGTTCACCGAGCCGCCATAGGCGGTCGGGTAGTCGGCGACGCGCCGGCCGTTGATCAGCACCAGCGTGTGGTTGGGGCCGAGATCGCGCAGGTTGAGGGCGTTGGCCGCCGGTTGCCAGGTGTTGCCGTAGTCCTCGCCCTGGGTCATGCCGGTGTTCTGGGTCTGCGTCTGCAAGGCCTCGAAGACGTTGCGGTAGCCACGGTTCTGGATTTCCTCGCTGCTGATCACCGTGACCGGCGACGGCCCTTCCTGCTGGGCGCGGGGAATCCGCGAGCCGGTCACCACCACCCGCTCCAGGGTCTGCTCCGCTTTCGCCGCCAGCGGCTGCACCTTCGCCGCCGGTACGGCCGCGCGCAGCGGCGCGGCGGAAATCACCGCGCCGCGCTCGGAACGGCGGAACTGCAGGCCGCTACCGCGCAGGGCCTGTTCCAGGGCCTGGTCGACACTCAGCGGACCGCGCACCGCCGGCGCCTGCCGGCCGCGCACCAGCGACTGCTCGAAGGAGATCAGCAAGCCGCTCTGTCGCGAGATGCCCAGCAGCACCTGGTCCAGCGGGCCGGCGGCGACGTCGAAGGTGAGCGCCTTGGCGGCGGGCGCGGGCGTCTCCGCACGTGCCTCCGGCGGCGCGGCGTAGGCCGCCGCGAGCAGCGCGGCCAGGGCCAGGCTGGAAGGCAGGCGTGTGGATGGAGCATGGTGCGGCATCGTTCGGTTCCCCCCGAAAACATGGTTTCCAGGGGATGAGCGATGAGCGCGGGAGATTTGCAGGGCAGGCTTGGAACGCTTTGTTCTGAGCTTATAAGCGCGGGCGAATAGGCATAGCGGCGGATAACGCCTCCGGCGTTATTCGCCCTACCCAAAAAGCTTCCCCCAGCTCCGCTACCGGCCTTGCCCCGTGTAGGGCGAATAGCCGCTTGCGGCTATCCGCCGGTCCGAACACGGCGTTATCCGCCCTGCCGCCCTCGGGTCAGTACGTCAGCGCCCCGCACCAGTGCGCGCTCTTCAGTTCCTCATAGAGCGCGCCGATCTTCAGCGAGCACTGCCGCGACGGCGGGTAGATCAGCGACACCGGGCACAGCGGCGGTTCGAACGGCTGGAGGATGCGTACCAGTCGACGCCGGCGGATCGCTTCCTCGGCCATGAAGCCCATCACCTGGACGATGCCCTGGCCGACCAGCGCCGCGTCGACCAGCGCGTCGGCCACGTCCAGCACCAGGTCGCCGCGCACCGCCAGGCTCAGCGGCTGGCCGTCGCGCTGGAACTGCCATTCCAGCAGCTTGCCGGTATGCAGGTCGCGCACCGTCGGGCAGTTGTGCCCGGCGAGTTGCTCCAGGCGCTCCGGCGTGCCGTGGCCACGCAGGTATTCCGGCGACGCCACCGTGACCCAGCGCAACGCCGCCAATGGCCGGGCGATCAGGCGCACGTCGCCGACCCGACCGAGACGCACGGCGGCGTCGAAGCCTTCCTCGGTGAGGTCGACCAGGCGATCGGTCATCGCCGCCTCGATCTGCAATTGCGGGTAGCGCCGCGTCAGTTCGCGCAGCACCGGCATGATCACGATCCGCCCGAGCGCCTGCGGGGTGGTGATCTTCAGCGGACCGCTCGGCGCGCACTGGCGGTCCACCAGCAACTTCTCGACTTCCTCCAGTTCCGCCAGCAAGGGTGCGCAGCGCTCGTAGAACAGCTGGCCGTCCGGGGTCAGGCTGACGCTGCGGGTGGTGCGGTGCAGCAGACGCACGCCGAGTTCGGCTTCCAGCCGGCCGATGGCGCGCGACAGGCCGGACTGGGTCAGACCGAGAGAAACGGCGGCCTGGGTGAAGCTACGGGTCTCGGCCACGCGGGCGAGCAACTTGACGGCATTCAGGTCCATGGCGATCTCATCGATGATTATTTTCATCAGTGAAAGGACGGAGAGGCTATTTATCACGATTCCAGCATGAGAAACACTGGCCGCGCCCAACCCAGACCAGGAGTCCCGCCGTGACGGACCGTGCCGCCCCTTCCAACTGGATGCTCGCCCTGCTCGCCTGCGCGCAACTGATCATCGCCCTCGACGCCACCATCGTGTTCGTCGCTCTGCCGGAAATCAGCCGGGCGCTGGATTTTTCGGCGCAACGCCTGCAATGGGTGGTGAGCGCCTATACGGTGGCCTTCGGCGGCTTCCTCCTGCTCGGCGGGCGCGCCACCGACCTGCTCGGCCGGCGCCGCATGTACGTCCTCGGGCAAAGCCTGTACGCCCTCGCCTCCCTCGCGGGCGGCCTGGCCCAGAGCGAGTTGCCGTTGATCCTCGCCCGCGCCGTGCAGGGCCTGGGTGGCGCGCTGCTGTTCCCGGCGACCCTGGCGCTGATCGGCAATCACTTCGCCGAGGGCCCGGCGCGCAATCGTGCCCTGGCGATCTGGAGCATCGCCTCGGCGTTCGGCCTGGCCCTCGGCTCGGCGCTCGGCGGCGCGCTCACCGAGCTGTTCGGCTGGGCCTCGATCTTCCTGGTCAACGTGCCGCTGGCCGGCGCCGCGGCGCTGCTCGCCCTGCGCCTGATCCCGGCCGACGCCCGGCGCCAGCGCGGTCGACGCTTCGACCTGGCCGGCGCGCTGACGGTCACCGCCGGCGCCACCCTGCTGGTCTTCGCCCTGGTCCAGGGCCCCGAGTCGGGCTGGGATGCGCCCTCGGTACGTTTCGGACTTTACCTTTCCGTCCCGCTGCTACTGGCGTTCCTCGCCATCGAACACTACAGCCGCGACCCGCTGATGCCGCTGCGCCTGCTGGGCAACCGCAACCTGCAGGTGGCGATGCTGCTGACCGCGATCTTCATGAGCAGCTACGGCGTGCAGTACTACTTCCTGGCCATCTACTTCCAGTCGGTGTACGGCTACAGCGTGTTGCAGACCGGCCTGGCGTTCCTCCCGGCGACTCTGCTCTGCACCCTCGGTATCCGCGTCGCCGAGCGCCTGCTGGCCCGCCACGGGGCACGCGCGACGCTGGTCGCCGGCCTGCTGCTGGGCGCACTCGGGCTCGGCCTGCTGGCAGCGTGCCTGCCGCTGGGGCGCGGCTTCCTGGCGCTGCTGCCAGCCATCGTGATCCTCAGCATCGGCCAGGGCATGACCTGGACCGCCATGTGGGTGAGCGCCGCCAGCGGCGTCGATCCCGCCGAACAGGGCGTCGCCTCGGGGATGGCCTCGATGACCCAGCAGATCGGCGGCGCGCTCGGCCTGGCCCTGCTGGTGGCGCTGGCCAACGCCCAGGTGCGCGGCGCCGATGCCGCCAGCCTGCTGGCCAGCCAGGCGCGCGGCATCGAATGGGTGACCGCGCTCAGCGCCCTGCTCGCCCTGTTCGGCGCCGCCCTGGCCTTGCGGCTGCGCCGTGAGGAACCCGCGGCGTTGCAGCCGAGTCGCGGCTGATCCCGCTCAGGCGTCGCCCAGCTCGGCGCCGAGTTCCAGCGCCAGGGCCTGGAAGGCCAGGCGCGCGGCACCGGGGTGGCTGCCCTGGCGCCAGAACAGCGCTACCTGGCGGGTCGGCAACGCCGGCCGCAGCGCCACGCAGCGCAACCCGGCCTGCTGGCGCGCCACCGCCTCCGGCAGGATGCTGGCCAGTCTTCCGCGGCGAACCACGTCGACGATGGCGCTGATCGAGTTCGCCTCCAGCGCCACCCGCGCCGTCACCCCTTGCTGGCGCAGGTAAGCGTCGATGTGCCGGCGCGTGGCGAAGTCGTCGCGCAACAACGCCAACGGCAACTCCGCCAGCGCTGCGGCGGCCAGCGGCGCGTCCGCCGCCGGGTGTTCCGCCCTCAGCACCAGGCCCAGGCGCTCCAGGTAGAGCGGCTGGCTGTCGATCTCCACCGAACCCGGCTCGCTGAAGGCCACGCCAAGGTCCAGGCGATCGTCGATCAGCGCCGCCTCCAGGGCGTCCTGGGGCAACTCCTCGAGGCTCAACTCGATGCCCGGATAGCGCTGATTGAACGGATCCACCAGGGCGCCCACCAGATAGCAGGTGAAGGTCGGCGTCATGCCCAGGCGCAGGCGGCCGCGACTGAGGTCGCGCACCTCGTGGATCGCCCGTTGCGCCGCTTCCAGCTCGCGCAAG containing:
- a CDS encoding TonB-dependent receptor, with the translated sequence MPHHAPSTRLPSSLALAALLAAAYAAPPEARAETPAPAAKALTFDVAAGPLDQVLLGISRQSGLLISFEQSLVRGRQAPAVRGPLSVDQALEQALRGSGLQFRRSERGAVISAAPLRAAVPAAKVQPLAAKAEQTLERVVVTGSRIPRAQQEGPSPVTVISSEEIQNRGYRNVFEALQTQTQNTGMTQGEDYGNTWQPAANALNLRDLGPNHTLVLINGRRVADYPTAYGGSVNFTNLANIPAVMIDRIEILSGGASAIYGSDAIAGVVNIVLKKKFDGVDVNLRAGTTERGGGDNQRLQLVGGGATGEFEGLFGLQVEQRQPVWANQRGFMDSYPDGNNVGYRLNPQSGRYLGDASCAGLGGLFGGNVAPVPGARGGYRCMTDQYYNNYWTLQTKKENYDGYAGGTWHLSDSGKLFADLLFGFDHLQNNTRGPSFTSPDFINASSGDLERWYRLFSPEEIGGKSSNNSKWREVSWTGTLGYSDRVANTSWEYELAATRSEYRSDRTTRYTPAAGILDLYLGRKLGERDGYPVYDPDPARLGRPLSEEEWRSLRRNVTQHSESYSQTYSFTGNGELFDLPAGPVAFAGVLEVGKQGYRIRPDSQYNDGSLYNVSKASSSGGSRDRYAAGGEFSIPLHDTLLASAAGRWDQYRFSGRTEEQTTYNLGLEWRPLTSLLLRGSYGTSFRAPDLNYIYQADANGYYPAQKDYYGCEKGVDGACKNGRVDYVQSGTPDLKSERGRYWSYGFVWSPSSRFDFSADYYHIQIDDLLTTLDPDKLLRDEAACRSGGLDPDSAQCRDTLARVERNAGDASVDPNRLNKVYVNAINAAKERTSGIDLRSNIRWGAGDYGAFSSTLGYTLVLSHDYKQSDDYPSENQRDSLDSHDWRSKLNASLTWDYAQFTSTLFAVRYGSVTNAAGSGRLSPWTVFNASARYRLNERASVGLTVNNLLDQIKEDDSDGWPYYPTGNYDAMGRQWWLDFSYHFGG
- a CDS encoding MFS transporter, which codes for MLALLACAQLIIALDATIVFVALPEISRALDFSAQRLQWVVSAYTVAFGGFLLLGGRATDLLGRRRMYVLGQSLYALASLAGGLAQSELPLILARAVQGLGGALLFPATLALIGNHFAEGPARNRALAIWSIASAFGLALGSALGGALTELFGWASIFLVNVPLAGAAALLALRLIPADARRQRGRRFDLAGALTVTAGATLLVFALVQGPESGWDAPSVRFGLYLSVPLLLAFLAIEHYSRDPLMPLRLLGNRNLQVAMLLTAIFMSSYGVQYYFLAIYFQSVYGYSVLQTGLAFLPATLLCTLGIRVAERLLARHGARATLVAGLLLGALGLGLLAACLPLGRGFLALLPAIVILSIGQGMTWTAMWVSAASGVDPAEQGVASGMASMTQQIGGALGLALLVALANAQVRGADAASLLASQARGIEWVTALSALLALFGAALALRLRREEPAALQPSRG
- a CDS encoding LysR family transcriptional regulator yields the protein MDLNAVKLLARVAETRSFTQAAVSLGLTQSGLSRAIGRLEAELGVRLLHRTTRSVSLTPDGQLFYERCAPLLAELEEVEKLLVDRQCAPSGPLKITTPQALGRIVIMPVLRELTRRYPQLQIEAAMTDRLVDLTEEGFDAAVRLGRVGDVRLIARPLAALRWVTVASPEYLRGHGTPERLEQLAGHNCPTVRDLHTGKLLEWQFQRDGQPLSLAVRGDLVLDVADALVDAALVGQGIVQVMGFMAEEAIRRRRLVRILQPFEPPLCPVSLIYPPSRQCSLKIGALYEELKSAHWCGALTY
- the cynR gene encoding transcriptional regulator CynR, with the protein product MLLRHLRYLLAVAEHRNFTRAAEALHVSQPTLSQQVRQLEEQLRVQLLDRSGRSVRPTDAGELYLLHARRALRELEAAQRAIHEVRDLSRGRLRLGMTPTFTCYLVGALVDPFNQRYPGIELSLEELPQDALEAALIDDRLDLGVAFSEPGSVEIDSQPLYLERLGLVLRAEHPAADAPLAAAALAELPLALLRDDFATRRHIDAYLRQQGVTARVALEANSISAIVDVVRRGRLASILPEAVARQQAGLRCVALRPALPTRQVALFWRQGSHPGAARLAFQALALELGAELGDA
- a CDS encoding extracellular solute-binding protein yields the protein MPGRILVFACCLLASLARSEPRHAITLYDEPAKYPPGFQHFDFVDPQAPKGGSLRRMESGSFDTLNPFANRGTPISMTQAALIYETLGFQSLDEPFTEYGYLARYIEKAPDNSWVRFHIDPRARFSDGVAVTAEDVKFSFDSLVEQGSPFWRAYYKEVREPVVEDRLRIRFDFRHAGNRELPLVLAQLYVLPRHWWQGRDFNRSSMQPPLGSGPYRLEKAEAGRSVSYRRNPDWWARDLPVGRGLYNFERIRFDYYRDSGVALQAFKAGQADINVETSVKAWSSGYDSPALRDGRLRQESFPYPYPASLQGLVFNLRRPLFEDRRVRQALSLLFDFEWTNRQLFGGRYKRLRSYFDNSEMAARGLPGADELALLEPLRGQIPEEVFGQAYAPPVNDGSGDIHERLVQAYRLLGEAGWHAVDGRLLDTAGRPLRFDLLLQGKGLERALLPFQRNLARIGIDMRLRQVDASQYIERIRARDYDMIVSSFSQSNSPGNEQYSFWHSSSYADPGGYNRIGLKDPAIDRLVQAVVEADSRAALETAVRALDRVLQWGYYLIPTWYSDEVWIASWNRFGRPPQAPRYSLGLNTWWEVRERAAPIREAQ